In the Methylophilus sp. 5 genome, one interval contains:
- a CDS encoding putative quinol monooxygenase, with translation MATSDTCCSVSPYFEIHPGKADAFRAICEKYVAWSSREPGCLYYGFSFNGDLAHYREGFENAAALLAHIENLRPILHEMGEVSQLVRIEVHGPEAELATLRIALAGMSPQWFVLEYGIRK, from the coding sequence ATGGCCACGTCAGATACCTGCTGTTCAGTTTCCCCTTATTTTGAAATTCACCCTGGCAAGGCTGATGCTTTTCGCGCCATCTGTGAAAAATATGTGGCATGGTCATCCCGTGAACCGGGCTGCTTATACTATGGCTTTAGTTTCAATGGCGACCTCGCACACTACCGCGAAGGCTTTGAGAATGCGGCGGCTTTGTTAGCGCATATTGAAAACCTGCGCCCCATTTTGCATGAGATGGGTGAGGTCTCTCAACTGGTGCGTATTGAGGTGCATGGGCCAGAGGCGGAGTTGGCAACGCTACGTATAGCGCTGGCTGGCATGAGTCCGCAGTGGTTTGTGCTGGAGTATGGTATTAGAAAGTAA